The DNA window CGAACAAGAATTATTGGACCAACTGGAGTATCAccctttttaataaattctcaGATTCTACGTGTCCTCCGGAATGGGGTACAACCTCGTCGTCACTTGACAGAGACGAAGAAACCGTTAAGCCTGAAATTCATGCATTAAATTCTTTATACGTGTTTAACCGTTATTCGCATCATCAGATTCGGCTCATGATGGAATGGATTAGAAAAGGTTCGAGGTCGTCAAGAAATAGAACCTGGTCCAAGGACCAAGACCATCAAATTAGATAACTGAACAATAATAAGTTACGTTTCAAACCCCAAGGGGTGGCCAAGTTTGGCAAGtcgaagaaagaaaaaaaaaaaaaatgttaagagTTTCAATTGATGAACCATTCTTTTTAATATGAGCATTGGAGAACTCAATCCCATAAATCGGCATACAAGTTGACAGGACTCAAGACCATATAAATCTACattaattatttttgaaaaactgATATGAGATCAACCCCCCATATGGCTGATATGGGACCATAACATACCACCATACTTTCGTACCCGCCAACGTCTATGGTTGTCCACTCCGGATCAGGTAGCCCTTTCTAAGGGTCTCTCACTTTGTTCCAAAGTTTTTGTTGATGGCAGTTAACCCTTTCCTAATAACTCTCACCACTTTGGCATCAAGTCACCCCTTCCACACAGGTTGACTTGAGGATCGACTACTCTAATACCACTAATACAATCATTGAAGAGCTCAACCCCATAAATCAGCTTACAAAGTGAAGGGatctaaggccctctttggtatcattattcttttttatttttgtctatttaacaaaaagtattaatgaaaatcatttttttttatcaaaacatacaAATGGTTTGATAATTACtagacaaaaatggttttttataAGAAATAGATTTGGTATCCCAATGTGTAAAATGGGTTTTTGAATAAATGAGTGAAGAAATGTCCCCTTCACCAATCTTCCTCATCTCTTTTTCtccactttttctttttatagtttGTTGCAACTTCTTTCCCTCTCatcctccctctcccttctccttccccttcttatTCACctttctcatctctctctctttcttttttttttcattttttttcctttcttcaatgATTTCATATCTGAAATCGCAAATAGCCGCGAGGGCCTTGTTGCAACCTACTGCAACCAGCACCCGTGGCTGCTACGTGCCGTTGGTCACGACTAGTGGGCAGCTAGTCAATCCTCTTCTCCTCCACTTGCACACCTGAATACTTGCAGAAAATAtcttaaaagagagagagagagagagaagaagaagaagaagaagaagaaaggctgCAATCGATTGATGGAAGGAGAACAAAAGGATGGAAGTGGGATCGGTTGCTGCTAGACTATCACCGGCAATAACCTCCATTGCAAGAAGTGACGAATTTGCAGGGAGGAGAACAAGTGTGTCGACGGTTGAGGGTAGGGATGGAGCAAAGATGAGTTTCTACTTGTTTTTCTTAAAATAGAAGGAAATTGACATTTTTACTCTCCATTTTGGGAGGTATAAACTCGTGCTTAATAATGTTAAgtgcaaaaataactgaaaatggTATAAATGgctttcaagttcttttttatttttgtgttttttcaggttgcatttggtagtcatatAAGTTTTTGTGACAAAATgccgttttaaaacaaaaaaaatggtgctTAGTAAACCTATTTCAAGAACGATCACCCTagttttcacttctttttttttttattattatcattattttttttgttttgagtgAAACGGAAATGATGGAACAAAGTTttgttgttccatcattttgccttcttttttttttcgttaaaaaaaaaatggaaaaataccaagttgacaccaaacgttTTATTGGAAAAACGCCAAAAACGTTTTTCTGGAtaactaccaaatgcagcctcaATATTTTTTAGATAAAAATAGGCTTCATAAGCAATACCAAATGCACCCAAAAACAATTTTTAaggcaaaaataaaaagaaaaatgataccaaatagggcctaagaccatatcaacccacatcaattccctTTGAAAACCGAAGTGGGATCAATATTCCATATGGCTGATATGGGACTTTAAAACGTTACGTTACTGTAAATTTGTTTGGAAATAACATTAAAAACTATGTCAGGGGTTGTTTATTTGGTTTTCATTTATTCTTAGTTGTTTTGATATCCTTATATGAGATCTTGTAGACTTTGAAGAAGTTTCATGGTTTGTATTCTAAATTTCCATTTAAAGTAAGGGAAACCCTTAGATTTCTTGATAATTAAAAAATCTGCAACAAATAACAATGGAACCATCTCATTAAGAACCATTGAAGTTCTTCTCCCCTTTCTACAATGCCTAGAATCGTTTAGAAACTGGTACCATCCTGTCTCGACTCCCGGGCTTGGCACATTTATCTAGAAAATGTACAATTTTAAGTTGTCCTCAGTAATACACTGATTGGAAAATGAAAGTTATTGGCAATATTCATCTGTGTCGAACCCTGCCCGTGCCCCACTTAGCTCATCCATAGTATCTCATCCATGAAGCACAATTCTTATTCACTTTCAGGTGATTTAAAACTTGGTAGATGGATGAAACTGCAGGACTGGCTCAGAAGATCCTACTTCTGCAAGTGAAATGacaaattaaaagaataaataaatgaatataacCACTTAATTTTTGTTTCACTAGAAAACTACACTTCGAAGGAATCAAGCATAGCTTTGAGAGTTTTCTGAGATGTCTGCCACTGTTTATCATTGGCACTTGCTACAAATAAGATGACTGTGTTTCCCTTAGCAGTAGCCTTTGCAAGATTGTGTGAACCTGTCAAGGCAAATGGAGTCTCCAGCGCATATGTGTAATACTGCATGCAACAAATGAAAAAGATTATGAGTCACTACAAAGCCATTAAGGtatgatttttcctttcttcatttcAGGATACATTACCTGAAAACTGAGCCTTATCAAAATAGCAATCATCTCACTCCATGAAAATGAAACAGAAAGTTTGCAGCAAAATAGTTTCTGGATTCTGATCAAGAGAGAAATTCTATATACGAAATATTGTGCTTCTTTTCAAAAACAAGATTGCAAAAGCCAACATGTAGGTTTATTTCTCAACTCCCTCTATGTTGATCCTAATTAGCTGTGATTTACATCAAGTATCAATGAGGTGGATCAAAATTTGGGTTAGAATTTCTCCTGAGGAACATATATCCACAACCTCTCAATGTGACTATGTGAGTACTGATCAGTAGATTACTTGGTTAAGGAAGTCAGGCGTGAGTGTGAGTGTTGTAAATCTATTCATTTTCCCTCAAAGAAACAACAAATTTTTGTACCAAAACCTCCCGGAAGAGTGATGGTATGGTAAAGGTATGGCACCAGTCCAAAAACTAAATAGAATACCAAAATCTACAATGAGTAAGAGGAAGATACCGTCTGATTGCCGCGCTTTTGAACAGAAGTTTCAATGACTTCATCAGGATCATATGTGCTTCCAGTGACAAAGGGACCAAGTGATGCAATCAACTTTTCAGGGCTCCCAATTTCTTCAATTGTAGCACTGAGTTTGTTAGTCAAGCGTATCAATGGAGAAGCCACCACCTGGATTTTCCCCTGCCTCTCATCTTCAAATTTCACCTCCACCCAAGGTTCTGCACACTTGGGTTGGCAGTAATTTCCAGATAGTATGTTGGCCACACGCATCTGTTTCCAAGTAGGTGGGATGAGGAACTCATAAGGCTGCACATTTCCTGaaagagaattaaaagccaTGCAAATGTTAAAGTGGATTATTTCAAAAATGGAAAAGTAAGGAAAAGGGTTTTCTGAGAAAGAAAAATGCTGCAGGACCAGCAGCATTTTTCAAGCAGGATAAAATGGGTCAGAGCACGCACCCAACATCC is part of the Macadamia integrifolia cultivar HAES 741 chromosome 9, SCU_Mint_v3, whole genome shotgun sequence genome and encodes:
- the LOC122088694 gene encoding psbP domain-containing protein 6, chloroplastic isoform X1, which encodes MATASVTPLSHIISTFKTSKFSSFHSISTNLTKNSGQFLHSQKLVVHRREILKGVILVPILWKEPPISEAREVEVGSYLPPSPSDPSFVVFKATSKDTPALRAGNVQPYEFLIPPTWKQMRVANILSGNYCQPKCAEPWVEVKFEDERQGKIQVVASPLIRLTNKLSATIEEIGSPEKLIASLGPFVTGSTYDPDEVIETSVQKRGNQTYYTYALETPFALTGSHNLAKATAKGNTVILFVASANDKQWQTSQKTLKAMLDSFEVSRIF
- the LOC122088694 gene encoding psbP domain-containing protein 6, chloroplastic isoform X2, which translates into the protein MATASVTPLSHIISTFKTSKFSSFHSISTNLTKNSGQFLHSQKLVVHRREILKGVILVPILWKEPPISEAREVEVGSYLPPSPSDPSFVVFKATSKDTPALRAGNVQPYEFLIPPTWKQMRVANILSGNYCQPKCAEPWVEVKFEDERQGKIQVVASPLIRLTNKLSATIEEIGSPEKLIASLGPFVTGSTYDPDEVIETSVQKRGNQTYYTYALETPFALTGSHNLAKATAKGNTVILFVASANDKQWQTSQKTLKAMLDSFEV